The genomic segment ACGTCCTGGTGTGCGTCTCGGCGGCTGCGGGGCGCCTCGGGTCCTTGGACGGCTGGTGGCATGAGCCAAACGGTAGTTGATCGCCGCCGCTGGGCCTGTCCTGCCGATCACGTGGCAGGACGGGGCCTATACGACCACCACGATCTTGCCCTGGCTGTGGCCCCGCTCGGCGTGGGCGTGGGCGTCGGCGATCTTCTCCAGCGGGTAGCTCGCCTCGACGCGGGGCGTGTAGTCGCCGGCCTGGCCCAGCCACGACACCTCGGCCAGATGGGCGGAGGCCCGCGCCAGCGGCTCGACCAGCGTGACCCCCAGGGTGGCCGCGTTGTAGTCGGCCACCGTCGCGACTCGGGCCGCGTTCCCGGTCAGGGCGACGAGCTCGGCCAGTGTGCCCGCGCCCGCGGTGTCCAGGGCCAGCTCGATCCCGCCGGGCGTCTCCCCGTACGCGACCGGCACGGCGCCCAGCGTGCGCAGGTAGTCGTGGTGCTCGGCGCGGGCCCGGCCGACGACCCGGGCGCCCCGGGCCAGCGCGATCTGCACGGCGGCCGATCCGACGCCACCGGCCGCGCCTTCGACCAGGAGCGTACGGCCGTCGAGGTCACCCAGGGCCTCGAGCCCGGCCATCGCCGTGACCGACACCAGCCCCGCCGCGGCGCCCTGCTCGAACGACCACGGGCCGGGCAGCCGGGCCGAGAACGGCAGCACAGCGAACTCGGCCGCCCCGGCGCGGGTCAGCCCGAACACGCGGTCACCGGCCCCCACCCCGGTCACCTGGTCGCCGACCTCGTCGACCACTCCCGCCGCGTCGGCGCCCGGGATCGCCGGGAACGTGGTCGGGATCGCCGCCGCCAGATGCCCGGCCCGAACCTTCCAGTCGATCGGGTTGACGCTCGTCGCGACCACTCTGATGCGCACCTCGCCGGGACCGGCGTGGGGTTCCGCCACGTCCTCGAGCGTGAGCACGCCCGGTTCGCCGTACCGGTGAAAACGTACCGCCCGCACGGGTCAGCCCTCCAGCCCGGAGCCGGTGAACTCGGGCAGGTCCCGGACGAGCCGGGCCAGCGCCGGCAGCTCGGCGTAACGCCGCTGATGCAGGGCCGCGACCTTGATGCCGAACTCGGGATCCGGGTCGTCGGTGGTGTCGTACGTCAGGAACTTCTCGACCAGCGGCAGCCCGATCTCGTCGGAGCGCAGGTGCGCCGGGTGCATCAGGTACGACCAGTAGCCGTCGAGGTCGTCGAAGACGAACGTGGCACCCCAGTCGAAGTCGCCCCCGATCTCCCGGCCGACCAGGTAGTGCTTGACGGCGGCGATCTCGCGGCCCTGGTGGCGCAGGCTTTCGAGCAGTTCGGCCTGCTGCGCCTCGGTGACGCCGGCCTTCAGCACGCTCCGGAAGTGGTGATAGATCATGCCCGGCATCCTCGCGGCGCCGGACCGGCGGGCGCATCGGCAACGGCTGCCTAGGTAAAGTGCACCGCATGTCGAGTCCCGAGTCGGACACAGCGGGGGCTGCCGGTCACTCCGTCAGCCCCGTGAACCGCTGATTCGCTGAGCCCAGCCGTTCTGCGGGCCGCTGGCCGTGGTGACGAGAAGACCCTCGTTGATCTCTCACCTCGGAGCACTCGATGCCCTTCGCCCTCTATCTGCTCGCCCTGGCCGTCTTCGTCATGGGCACCTCGGAATTCATGCTCGCGGGCCTGCTGCCCGCCATCGCCGCCGACCTCGAAGTCACCGTCGGCACCGCAGGCCTGCTCACCTCGGCCTTCGCCGCCGGCATGGTGGTCGGCGCACCCGCCACCGCCGCCTTCGCGCGCCGCTGGCCGCCCCGGCTCACCCTGGTGGCGTGCCTCTTCGTGTTCGCGGGGTGTCACGTCGCCGGCGCGCTCACCCCGGCGTTCCCGATTCTGCTGGCCACACGAGTCGTGGCCGCGCTGGCCAACGCGGGCTTCCTCGCGGTCGCGCTGAGCACGGCCACCGCCCTCGTGCCACCCGGCCGGAAGGGACGCGCCCTGGCCGTGGTGCTCTCGGGCACCACGATCGCCACCGTCGCCGGGGTGCCGGCCGGTGCGCTGCTCGGCACCGGCCTGGGCTGGCGCGCCACGTTCTGGGCGGTCGCCCTGCTGTGTGTGCCCGCCGCCTTCGGCATCTCCCGGCGGCCGGCCGGCGCGGACGACGGGTCCGCGCCGGACCTGGCCGACGAGGTCCGCCAGTTGGGCTCGCCCCGGCTCGTCCTGGCGCTGCTGCTCGCCGCGCTGGTCAACGGCGGCACTTTCGCCGCCTTCACGTTCCTGGCGCCGGTCGCGACCGGGGTCGCCGGGCTGGGCGAAGCCTGGATCGCCGTCGTGCTGGTGCTGTTCGGCGCCGGATCGTTCCTCGGTGTGGTGATCGCCGGTCGGCTGTCGGACCGGCGGCCCGGTCTCGTGATCGGGGTGGGCGGCCCGCTGCTGGCGGCCGGTTGGAGCGCGCTGGCCCTGACGGCGGCGCATCCGGCGGTTTTCCTCACCCTGGCCCTCACGCAGGGTGGGCTGAGCTTCGCGGTCGGCAGCACACTGATCACCCGAGTCCTGTACGCCGCCACGGGCGCGCCGACGATGGGCGGGGCGTACGCGACGGCCGCGCTCAACGCCGGCGCCGCCGCCGGGCCGGCGCTCGCGGCGGCCGTGCTCGCGACCGGCGCCGGGGTGACCGCTCCCGTCTGGGTCGCCGTGGCGCTGACCGCCGCAGCCCTCGCGGTGAAATTTGCTCCCTGGTGGACAGGGAGCCGCCGGCCGGACCCGATCAAGCGGCCGCGGCTATAGCATCCGGCGCACCGACGAAACGGGGGCTACCTGCTATGAAGTCCACACTGCATCGCACCATCAGCACGCTGGCCGTGACCGGAGCGCTCGTGGTGACCACCGGGGCCGTCGGCGCCGCGGCGGCGGCGGTCGACGCCAAACCGCTGCGAGCCGAGCTCGGGCCCGGCTCCGCCACGGTTCAGGTGGTGGCCAAGCCACTGCGGGCCGAGTGATCCGGGACCGCCGCCCCGTGACACGCGGGGCGGCGGGCTCCGGTCAGGAGAGCAAGCGCTCGCAGCCGACCAGCGTGTCGCCGGGGTCGTGGCCGCACTCGTCGCCGTCGGCCGTGGTGTTCGCGCCGCCGTCGACCACGTCGGTGGTGGCTTTGTCGAAGATGTCCCAGCCGCGCAGCAGGTCGTCGCCGGCCTCGCCGTAGAGCTTGTCGCGACCCTGGTCACCGCTCAGGTCGTCGCGGCCCGCGCCGCCGCGGATCACGTCGTTGCCCTCGCCGCCCGAGATCACGTTGGCCGCGGCGTTGCCGGTCAGCACGTCGTTGCCGCGTCCGCCCTCGAGGGTCTCGACGTCGGCCCCCACCAGGTCGCGCTCGCCGGCCTGCCCGTCGTCGGCCACCCCGTCCAGGTCGACGGTCACCGCCTTGACGTGGCTCGAGTAGTCGACGTGATCACGGCCCGGGCCGCCCCGCATGACGTCCCGGTCGATCTCGGCCGCGACGAACTCGCCGCTCAGCCAGTCGTCGCCGCTGCCCGCGTCGAGCAGGTCGCGGCCGCGCTCGCCGTACAGGCTGTCGTTGCCCGGCCCGCCGTACAGGTGGTCGCCCGCGGGGCCGCCGCGCAGCGAATCGTTGCCGTTGCCGCCGTAGAGCCGGTCGGCGCCCGTGCCCGGCTCGCCGCCCACACCGTGCTCGCCGAAGATCGCGTCGTTGCCGTCGCCGCCCGAGAGCGCGTCGTTGCCGCCGCCGCCCTGCAGCCGGTCGTTGCCGCCGAGCCCCCAGACGGCGTCGTTGCCGGCCGGCCCGCCGGTGATCGGGTCGCCCTCGAGGATGTCCGCCTTGGGCCCGCCGGTGATCCGGTCGCTGCCGTATCCCCCGTACGCGGTCATCGACAGGTCGCTCTTGTTGACGATGGTGTCGTTGCCCTCGTACGTGTAGATCGCGACCCGGGTCGGCGCGGCCTTCGTGGTGCACCGGGCCTTGGTCTTGTCCCCGCTGACCAGCACGCACCCGGTGCCGGCCTTGATCGCGACCACGTCGTCGACGGTGACCGTCCGCCCCGAACGCGTGACGACCACATTGTTGCTGGTCTTGGCGGCCTGCATCTCGGCCGCCTTGTACTGCACCAGCGTGCCCGCGATCGACGCGATCCCCGGCACCGTCGCGGCGTCGGCCGGCAGCACGACCACCCCGACCCCCACCGCGGCCAGCACTGCCACTCCGGCCCCCGCAAACCAAGCTTTTCGCACGCGCGGATAGTAGACCCCGGCCTCGAGCGCACCCGAAGCGGCCGCATCGATCGGCATGCTTTCGGGGCCACCGCCGACGCGCAGGATTCCCTCGCGCTCGGTCCGGCCGTACGCGATAAGCTCGGCACCACGAATTAGGACGGAGACGGAACCGCGGGGTGACTCCATCCGTTACCCTGCGAGACTGCACCGCTGATTTCGGGAGTTGCCTGTATGAAGAAGTCCCTTGTCGCGCTGATCGTCGTGGCCGTGTCCGGCACGACGGCCGCCGTCGCCGGCACCGCCGCCGCTCAGGAGCGCCCCGCCCCGGCCGTTGTCCGGGCCGCGCCCGCCCCGGTCGCCGCCGCCCCGGCAGCCGAAGCCGCTGACAAGGGCCTCACGTATGCGCAGTCGGGCCAGGTCGTCACGGTCAAGAAGGGCCGGACCCGGGTCGCCACCGTCACGCTGACCTCGGCCAAGTACGCGGCGAAGTCCGCCTCGGCCGTTCTCACGGTCAAGGCGGACCGCCCGTTCACGATCGACCCGGCGCTGTTCACCGTCTACGACCTCGAGGGCTGGGAGAACGACCCGGCCCAGACCAAGCCCGTGCGGTTCGGCGCCGGCACCGGCACCCTCAAGCTCACGTTCCCCAAGACCCACGCCCGCCCGATGGCGCTGGGCTGGGTCCCCCAGCTCGACCGCGAGGCCGCCGCGGTCTGGGAGCGCTGATCGCCCAGCTCGGCTTCCACGTCGCGGGCCTGTCGTGACTCGTCGTCGCGTCGGCGAGGTGCCGCCGGAAGGCCGTCAGCGCCGGATGGGCGTTGTCGCGCTGCCACAGCAGTGAGTGCGGATAGACGGGGGCCGGATCGGTCACGGGGATGCGGCGCAGGTCGTGGCCGGCCGGCCAGACCAGCCGGGTCTGCGCCCCGATGAAGGTGGCCAGGGCCGGGGTGTC from the Paractinoplanes abujensis genome contains:
- a CDS encoding NADP-dependent oxidoreductase, with amino-acid sequence MRAVRFHRYGEPGVLTLEDVAEPHAGPGEVRIRVVATSVNPIDWKVRAGHLAAAIPTTFPAIPGADAAGVVDEVGDQVTGVGAGDRVFGLTRAGAAEFAVLPFSARLPGPWSFEQGAAAGLVSVTAMAGLEALGDLDGRTLLVEGAAGGVGSAAVQIALARGARVVGRARAEHHDYLRTLGAVPVAYGETPGGIELALDTAGAGTLAELVALTGNAARVATVADYNAATLGVTLVEPLARASAHLAEVSWLGQAGDYTPRVEASYPLEKIADAHAHAERGHSQGKIVVVV
- a CDS encoding Cmx/CmrA family chloramphenicol efflux MFS transporter; the protein is MPFALYLLALAVFVMGTSEFMLAGLLPAIAADLEVTVGTAGLLTSAFAAGMVVGAPATAAFARRWPPRLTLVACLFVFAGCHVAGALTPAFPILLATRVVAALANAGFLAVALSTATALVPPGRKGRALAVVLSGTTIATVAGVPAGALLGTGLGWRATFWAVALLCVPAAFGISRRPAGADDGSAPDLADEVRQLGSPRLVLALLLAALVNGGTFAAFTFLAPVATGVAGLGEAWIAVVLVLFGAGSFLGVVIAGRLSDRRPGLVIGVGGPLLAAGWSALALTAAHPAVFLTLALTQGGLSFAVGSTLITRVLYAATGAPTMGGAYATAALNAGAAAGPALAAAVLATGAGVTAPVWVAVALTAAALAVKFAPWWTGSRRPDPIKRPRL
- a CDS encoding calcium-binding protein; translated protein: MRKAWFAGAGVAVLAAVGVGVVVLPADAATVPGIASIAGTLVQYKAAEMQAAKTSNNVVVTRSGRTVTVDDVVAIKAGTGCVLVSGDKTKARCTTKAAPTRVAIYTYEGNDTIVNKSDLSMTAYGGYGSDRITGGPKADILEGDPITGGPAGNDAVWGLGGNDRLQGGGGNDALSGGDGNDAIFGEHGVGGEPGTGADRLYGGNGNDSLRGGPAGDHLYGGPGNDSLYGERGRDLLDAGSGDDWLSGEFVAAEIDRDVMRGGPGRDHVDYSSHVKAVTVDLDGVADDGQAGERDLVGADVETLEGGRGNDVLTGNAAANVISGGEGNDVIRGGAGRDDLSGDQGRDKLYGEAGDDLLRGWDIFDKATTDVVDGGANTTADGDECGHDPGDTLVGCERLLS
- a CDS encoding Dabb family protein — protein: MIYHHFRSVLKAGVTEAQQAELLESLRHQGREIAAVKHYLVGREIGGDFDWGATFVFDDLDGYWSYLMHPAHLRSDEIGLPLVEKFLTYDTTDDPDPEFGIKVAALHQRRYAELPALARLVRDLPEFTGSGLEG